The Hymenobacter oligotrophus genome segment TTTACGATGCCCTGGAGCAAGTAGAAGCTCGCACCAAGGAGAACGGCCTCGAGCAGTGGCGCAAAGCCCTGAACAACGTGATGCCGACCGTGGAAGTTAAGAGCCGCCGCGTAGGTGGTGCTACTTTCCAGGTTCCTACGGAGGTTCGCCCCGACCGTCGCATCGCCGTTGGCTCGAAGTGGCTGATTCAATTCTCGCGTCGTCGAGGCGAGAAAACGATGAAAGACAAGCTGGCTGGCGAAATCATCGCTGCTGCTAAAGGTGAAGGTGCTGCCGTTAAGAAAAAAGACGACACCCACCGGATGGCTGAAGCCAACAAGG includes the following:
- the rpsG gene encoding 30S ribosomal protein S7, with amino-acid sequence MRKAKPKKRILLPDPKFGETLVTRFVNYLMYDGKKSLAYNIFYDALEQVEARTKENGLEQWRKALNNVMPTVEVKSRRVGGATFQVPTEVRPDRRIAVGSKWLIQFSRRRGEKTMKDKLAGEIIAAAKGEGAAVKKKDDTHRMAEANKAFSHFRF